A portion of the Pseudoalteromonas luteoviolacea genome contains these proteins:
- the azu gene encoding azurin, with amino-acid sequence MKIINKIAAAALCISAFQASANDCELTIESNDMMQFSAKSLSVPEKCAEVKLTLVHTGKLPATVMGHNWVLTEKKNVKAVASDGMRAGVKNSYVKPDDARVFAFTSVIGGGESTSITFSTKGMSKNKDYNYFCSFPGHFAIMKGTFKIV; translated from the coding sequence ATGAAAATTATAAATAAAATTGCTGCAGCTGCGCTTTGTATTTCAGCTTTTCAAGCTTCGGCCAATGACTGCGAGTTAACAATTGAATCAAACGACATGATGCAATTCTCGGCTAAATCATTATCAGTACCAGAAAAGTGTGCAGAAGTTAAACTAACACTCGTGCATACAGGTAAATTGCCAGCAACCGTTATGGGTCACAATTGGGTATTAACTGAAAAGAAAAATGTTAAAGCTGTCGCTTCTGATGGTATGAGGGCTGGCGTGAAAAATAGCTATGTAAAACCTGATGACGCCAGAGTTTTCGCATTCACATCAGTGATTGGTGGTGGTGAATCAACATCAATTACTTTTTCAACTAAAGGGATGAGCAAAAATAAAGACTACAACTATTTTTGTTCTTTCCCAGGTCACTTCGCAATTATGAAAGGCACATTTAAAATCGTATAA
- a CDS encoding S41 family peptidase gives MKRSILASTLALALSSSVFANNYALLSEVRDQIKSPEYTQQEKQLVVEQARIFLEDLYVHQYAKDIYYGISPTGHVNAVSEIHKVINELDTLSTEQLHARLTKIFKAQRDLHLVYVHPQPVRSYASYLPFEFDKTLDVLGHSEVRVSNLLESLLPYATDNRLPEVGDKVISYNGKPIHQVVEENLNVGFGANKDAGFVRAIRAITRKGHAVSLVPEDNDVTIEFLSHATGETYTTTVPWITRLPATVTNNASNTNVAHLLEESTNIEAAQHQLIKSELDSDSGSPFITNPSADPQVTWAIQEVDGQQVGYIKLNRFSVVGEVDVSLNILSELLTNELAQIDALVFDVRNNPGGLITYADRLVQLFSAKPAAPTELKFINTQLNYDILHKTIFSTFGPHWQKVLADVNGTNARYTDTASYITVAQNNEFGQSYYKPVGVWSDARTYSSGDVFTCSVQDNGVAKVYGEHKRTGAGGANVMRHSVFSRYIGAPYFETLPHGQEMTVSWRQMVRHGHNKNAIIEDFGCVADQHVPQTLESIKDGGLGNFETIARDLLSEAPNKSTVRFLQSRETDVSASSRTLGIEVTNTELVEIYLDDVKVDVINIGAYGDSTKTVEYTIPASAIEGKVRFIGLDGGKTPLWNGVRYFY, from the coding sequence ATGAAAAGGTCAATTTTAGCTAGTACACTAGCCCTTGCTCTGAGCTCTTCAGTGTTTGCAAACAATTATGCCCTACTATCTGAAGTAAGAGATCAAATCAAATCTCCTGAATATACACAACAAGAGAAACAACTTGTTGTTGAACAAGCGAGAATCTTTTTAGAAGACCTTTATGTACATCAGTATGCCAAAGATATTTACTATGGTATTTCTCCAACAGGACACGTAAATGCAGTATCTGAAATTCATAAGGTCATTAACGAACTGGACACTTTGAGTACAGAGCAATTACACGCAAGACTTACAAAAATATTTAAAGCACAACGTGACTTGCACCTGGTTTACGTTCACCCACAACCAGTGCGCAGCTATGCGTCGTACTTGCCCTTTGAATTTGACAAAACCTTAGATGTTTTAGGCCACTCTGAGGTACGCGTTTCAAATTTACTAGAAAGCCTTCTACCTTATGCCACAGACAACAGATTGCCAGAAGTTGGCGACAAAGTTATTTCTTATAATGGTAAACCAATCCATCAAGTGGTAGAAGAAAATTTAAATGTTGGTTTCGGTGCTAACAAAGATGCAGGCTTTGTCAGAGCTATCAGAGCCATCACCCGTAAAGGCCATGCCGTTTCTCTTGTGCCAGAAGACAACGATGTAACTATCGAATTCTTATCTCATGCAACCGGTGAGACATACACCACCACTGTTCCGTGGATAACCCGATTACCTGCTACAGTGACAAATAACGCAAGCAATACAAATGTTGCACACTTACTGGAAGAAAGTACAAATATAGAAGCTGCGCAGCATCAACTCATTAAATCAGAATTGGATAGTGATTCAGGCTCCCCTTTCATAACCAATCCATCAGCAGATCCACAAGTAACTTGGGCAATCCAAGAAGTAGATGGTCAGCAAGTGGGCTACATCAAGTTAAATCGTTTTAGTGTGGTTGGTGAAGTCGATGTATCTCTAAATATACTCAGCGAACTTTTAACCAATGAATTAGCCCAAATCGATGCATTAGTATTTGATGTGAGAAATAACCCAGGTGGTCTTATCACGTATGCAGACCGACTAGTCCAATTATTTTCTGCTAAGCCTGCCGCACCTACGGAGTTGAAGTTTATCAACACCCAACTCAACTATGATATTTTGCACAAAACAATCTTTAGTACGTTTGGACCGCATTGGCAAAAAGTACTTGCCGATGTTAATGGAACGAATGCGCGATACACAGATACTGCAAGCTACATTACCGTTGCGCAAAACAACGAATTCGGACAGTCATATTACAAACCTGTTGGCGTATGGTCGGATGCAAGAACCTATTCTTCAGGAGATGTTTTTACCTGTTCTGTACAGGATAATGGTGTTGCAAAAGTATATGGTGAGCACAAACGTACAGGCGCGGGCGGTGCAAATGTGATGAGGCATTCAGTGTTTTCTCGGTATATAGGTGCTCCTTACTTTGAAACTCTACCTCATGGTCAAGAAATGACGGTTTCATGGAGACAGATGGTTCGTCATGGGCACAATAAAAATGCCATTATTGAAGATTTTGGCTGTGTGGCCGACCAACATGTTCCGCAGACACTGGAAAGCATCAAAGATGGCGGCTTGGGTAACTTCGAAACGATTGCAAGAGACTTACTAAGCGAAGCACCTAATAAGTCTACTGTTCGCTTTTTACAGTCAAGAGAAACAGATGTGAGCGCTTCTAGCAGAACACTAGGCATTGAAGTGACCAATACAGAACTTGTTGAAATCTACCTCGACGATGTCAAAGTAGATGTAATAAATATCGGCGCATATGGTGATTCAACTAAAACCGTCGAATATACAATCCCTGCATCTGCTATCGAAGGTAAAGTGAGGTTTATTGGCTTAGATGGTGGCAAGACTCCATTATGGAACGGTGTCCGTTATTTCTATTAA
- a CDS encoding acyl-CoA thioesterase, producing MTEQHKDAIIAKRIEESTTSVTKTVFPGRTNHHNTLFGGDALAWMDEVAFIAATRFCRKPLVTISSDRVDFKEAIPAGTFAELVSKVVHVGNTSLKVEVQIFLETMHKDDKHLAISGNFTFVAVDDNHRPTPVVCDKMLNGFK from the coding sequence ATGACAGAACAACATAAAGACGCAATCATCGCGAAGCGTATTGAAGAATCAACAACCTCAGTAACTAAAACAGTTTTCCCAGGCAGAACTAACCACCACAATACCTTATTTGGTGGCGATGCATTAGCGTGGATGGATGAAGTTGCATTTATCGCGGCAACGCGTTTTTGTCGCAAGCCTCTGGTAACAATTTCGTCAGATCGTGTGGATTTTAAAGAAGCTATTCCTGCTGGTACTTTTGCCGAGTTGGTTTCTAAGGTGGTTCATGTTGGTAACACGAGCCTAAAAGTAGAAGTACAAATCTTCTTAGAAACGATGCATAAAGATGATAAGCACTTAGCTATTTCAGGCAACTTTACATTCGTGGCTGTAGATGACAATCACAGACCGACGCCAGTTGTTTGTGACAAAATGCTTAATGGCTTCAAATAG
- a CDS encoding M23 family metallopeptidase, which yields MRKLLLALSACFALSAQAIELKGHLTQGGMVKGHLEGIKSVSFNGKELDITPDGQFVFGFGRDAKPEHTLTWVDRNDKLHTKSFLITSREYDIDRITGVAKKYVSPPKEVLQRIRNDSAKVGAARAKSSKLEFFDMPVYRPAKGRISGVYGSQRYFNGEPRRPHFGLDIANKTGTPIWAPLSGKVVLAEDDLYYSGGTLILDHGYGITSTYIHMSKLHVKVGDMVSTGDVIGDIGATGRVTGPHLDWRFNWFGERLDPELLMIDKLANKSSK from the coding sequence ATGCGTAAACTGCTGCTTGCTCTTAGTGCATGTTTTGCGTTGAGTGCACAAGCAATTGAATTAAAAGGGCACTTAACTCAAGGGGGCATGGTGAAAGGCCACCTTGAGGGTATAAAATCCGTGTCTTTCAACGGGAAAGAGCTCGATATTACACCTGATGGTCAATTTGTGTTTGGGTTTGGGCGAGATGCTAAACCTGAACACACTCTCACTTGGGTAGATAGGAACGACAAACTACACACTAAAAGCTTTCTAATTACGAGTCGTGAATACGATATTGACCGCATCACGGGTGTTGCCAAAAAGTATGTATCGCCTCCAAAAGAAGTACTTCAGCGCATTCGTAATGATTCGGCTAAAGTTGGTGCTGCAAGAGCGAAGAGTAGTAAATTAGAATTTTTTGATATGCCGGTTTATCGGCCTGCGAAAGGTCGAATTTCAGGTGTGTATGGTAGTCAGAGATATTTTAACGGCGAGCCTAGGCGGCCACATTTCGGCTTAGATATCGCCAATAAAACGGGTACGCCTATTTGGGCTCCATTGTCTGGTAAGGTTGTGCTTGCAGAGGACGATCTTTACTACAGTGGCGGCACACTTATTTTGGACCATGGTTATGGTATAACCTCTACATACATTCATATGAGCAAGTTACATGTGAAAGTCGGGGATATGGTTTCCACCGGTGATGTTATCGGTGATATTGGGGCAACTGGCAGAGTAACAGGGCCGCATCTAGATTGGCGTTTCAATTGGTTTGGTGAAAGGCTGGACCCTGAATTACTTATGATTGATAAACTAGCAAACAAAAGCAGTAAATAA
- a CDS encoding 6-carboxytetrahydropterin synthase has protein sequence MILFVDALTVIDFSYLCAKRGAVGESWIVDMTLHGQLNEESMVLDFAKVKKQIKAIIDNTIDHKLAIPSALNCQLKSDDGRTSFDYEFNGHHLAMNAPDEAVCLVEGDKIDEESVIAFLKQQILPKMPDNVKDIEITLRPEETSSFYYHYSHGLKKHDGNCQRIIHGHRSLIGIFFDGVSMPRMQKEWSQKWEDIYLGTQEDLIEHAQLKYVSAKDDDYSFAYESSQGYFEMCISQARCDILPCDTTVECIAEYLANEIKKDNPDKEVKVRAYEGVGKGAIAYA, from the coding sequence ATGATCCTTTTTGTAGATGCCTTGACGGTAATAGACTTTTCTTACTTGTGTGCTAAGCGCGGAGCTGTTGGAGAGAGTTGGATTGTTGATATGACACTTCATGGTCAACTCAATGAAGAATCAATGGTTTTAGACTTTGCAAAAGTAAAAAAACAAATCAAAGCAATTATTGATAATACAATAGATCATAAATTGGCCATACCTTCAGCGCTAAATTGTCAGCTTAAAAGTGATGATGGCCGAACGTCTTTTGACTACGAATTTAACGGTCATCACTTAGCAATGAACGCTCCTGATGAGGCTGTTTGTTTAGTCGAAGGTGATAAAATTGATGAAGAGTCAGTGATTGCCTTTTTGAAGCAGCAAATCTTACCTAAGATGCCTGATAATGTGAAAGACATTGAAATCACATTGCGTCCAGAGGAAACGAGCAGTTTCTATTATCATTATAGCCATGGCCTAAAGAAGCATGATGGCAACTGTCAGCGTATAATTCACGGTCATCGTTCTTTAATCGGTATTTTCTTTGATGGCGTGAGTATGCCAAGAATGCAAAAAGAGTGGTCTCAAAAGTGGGAAGACATTTACTTAGGCACGCAAGAAGATTTAATTGAGCATGCTCAATTAAAGTATGTGTCGGCAAAAGATGATGACTATTCATTTGCGTATGAATCATCTCAAGGCTACTTTGAAATGTGTATTAGCCAAGCTCGTTGTGACATTTTACCTTGTGACACAACAGTCGAGTGCATTGCAGAATACCTCGCAAATGAAATTAAAAAAGACAATCCAGACAAAGAAGTCAAAGTAAGGGCTTATGAAGGTGTGGGTAAAGGAGCGATTGCGTATGCGTAA
- the fabA gene encoding bifunctional 3-hydroxydecanoyl-ACP dehydratase/trans-2-decenoyl-ACP isomerase, with amino-acid sequence MEPKNSYTKEELILCAEGKMFGENNCRLPIDNMLMMDRIVEINEDGGEFGKGQIIAELDINPDLWFFDCHFRGDPVMPGCLGLDAMWQIVGFFLGWSGGPGLGRALGVGEVKFTGQILPTAKKVTYRVDMKRVIKRKLFMGLADGVVEVDGRVIYEAKDLKVGLFQDTSAF; translated from the coding sequence ATGGAACCTAAAAATAGCTATACAAAAGAAGAACTAATCCTTTGTGCTGAAGGCAAAATGTTTGGTGAAAACAACTGCCGTCTACCAATCGACAACATGTTAATGATGGATCGTATCGTTGAAATTAACGAGGATGGTGGTGAATTTGGTAAAGGTCAAATCATTGCTGAGTTAGACATCAACCCTGATCTTTGGTTCTTCGACTGCCATTTCAGAGGTGACCCAGTAATGCCTGGCTGCCTTGGTTTAGACGCGATGTGGCAAATTGTTGGCTTTTTCCTAGGCTGGTCAGGTGGCCCAGGTCTTGGCCGTGCATTGGGCGTAGGTGAAGTTAAATTTACTGGTCAGATTCTGCCTACTGCTAAAAAGGTAACTTACCGTGTAGACATGAAGCGTGTTATCAAGCGTAAGCTATTTATGGGCCTTGCTGACGGCGTCGTTGAAGTTGATGGTCGTGTAATCTACGAAGCAAAAGATCTGAAAGTAGGTCTATTCCAAGATACAAGCGCATTCTAA
- the rmf gene encoding ribosome modulation factor, with product MKRQKRDRLERAHSQGFKAGLAGRSKDLCPYQQIEHRSEWLGGWREAIDNRNMFKT from the coding sequence ATGAAGAGACAGAAAAGAGACCGTTTAGAAAGAGCACACTCACAGGGATTTAAAGCAGGTTTAGCGGGGCGGTCTAAAGATTTATGTCCATATCAACAAATTGAGCACAGATCAGAATGGTTAGGTGGCTGGCGAGAGGCCATAGACAATCGCAATATGTTTAAAACATAA
- the serS gene encoding serine--tRNA ligase: MLDPKYLRQDIEEAAARLKKRGFELDVEAVNALEEQRKTLQTKTQELQSERNSRSKAIGQAKAKGEDVQPLLDAVANLGDQLSAAKAEQDKILAQLQDLASTLPNLPAEDVPEGADEDDNVEVSKWGEPKQYDFEVKDHVDLGEALDKGLDFETGVKLSGSRFTVMRGGVARMHRALVQFMLDTHTDKNGYTEMYVPYLVNKASLYGTGQLPKFAADLFHTEVLEEDQDGYSLIPTAEVPLTNCARDEIFDEKELPIKMTAHTPCFRSEAGSYGRDTRGLIRQHQFDKVELVQLVKPEDSMAALEELTGSAEGILQALELPYRKVVLCTGDMGFGAAKTYDLEVWLPAQNTYREISSCSNMQDFQARRMQARFRRAGEKKPELLHTLNGSGLAVGRTLVAVLENYQQEDGSIIVPEVLKPYMGGLEVLK, from the coding sequence ATGTTAGATCCAAAGTATTTAAGACAGGACATCGAAGAAGCTGCTGCGCGCTTAAAAAAACGTGGCTTCGAGTTAGATGTTGAAGCAGTTAATGCGCTTGAAGAGCAGCGCAAGACGTTACAAACAAAAACTCAAGAATTACAAAGTGAGCGTAACAGTCGATCCAAAGCGATTGGTCAGGCTAAAGCAAAAGGTGAAGACGTTCAGCCACTGCTTGATGCAGTTGCTAACCTTGGAGACCAATTATCTGCGGCTAAAGCTGAACAAGATAAAATTCTAGCTCAACTGCAAGACTTAGCATCCACATTACCAAACTTACCTGCTGAAGATGTGCCAGAAGGCGCTGATGAAGATGATAATGTTGAAGTGTCTAAGTGGGGTGAGCCTAAACAGTACGACTTTGAAGTGAAAGATCACGTTGATTTAGGTGAAGCACTGGATAAAGGCCTTGATTTTGAAACTGGTGTTAAGCTGAGTGGTTCGCGCTTTACTGTTATGCGTGGCGGTGTTGCTCGTATGCACCGTGCACTTGTACAATTTATGCTTGATACTCACACTGACAAAAATGGCTACACAGAAATGTATGTGCCGTATTTAGTGAACAAAGCAAGTTTATATGGCACTGGCCAGTTACCTAAATTTGCTGCGGATTTATTCCACACTGAAGTACTTGAAGAAGATCAGGATGGATACAGCTTAATTCCGACAGCGGAAGTACCTCTAACTAACTGCGCACGTGATGAAATTTTCGATGAGAAAGAGCTGCCGATAAAAATGACTGCTCATACTCCTTGTTTCCGAAGTGAAGCGGGTAGTTATGGTCGTGATACTCGTGGCCTTATTCGCCAGCATCAGTTCGACAAGGTTGAATTAGTTCAACTTGTGAAACCTGAAGATTCAATGGCTGCACTTGAAGAGCTTACAGGCAGTGCCGAAGGCATTCTTCAAGCATTGGAACTACCGTACAGAAAAGTTGTGTTATGTACTGGTGATATGGGCTTCGGAGCTGCGAAAACGTATGACTTAGAAGTATGGCTTCCTGCACAAAACACGTATCGTGAGATTTCATCTTGTTCTAACATGCAAGACTTCCAAGCACGACGCATGCAGGCACGTTTCCGTCGCGCAGGAGAGAAGAAGCCTGAGCTACTTCACACGTTGAATGGTTCTGGCCTTGCTGTAGGTCGTACACTTGTTGCAGTATTAGAAAATTATCAACAAGAAGATGGTTCTATTATCGTACCAGAGGTACTGAAGCCATACATGGGTGGTTTAGAAGTCCTTAAGTAA
- the crcB gene encoding fluoride efflux transporter CrcB translates to MLKTYLMIAIGGAFGACLRFFISDIVLKLMGKGFPFGTLTVNILGSLLMGILYGLIEKQIIAISPAKALIGVGFLGALTTFSTFSMDSLLLLQQGQFVKVALNIALNVVVCIFMAWIGLCLVMQKG, encoded by the coding sequence GTGCTTAAAACTTATCTAATGATTGCTATTGGTGGCGCATTTGGTGCTTGCTTACGATTTTTTATTAGCGATATTGTGTTAAAACTCATGGGTAAGGGATTCCCTTTTGGTACATTGACCGTTAATATTCTTGGTTCATTGTTGATGGGCATTCTTTACGGATTAATCGAAAAGCAAATAATTGCAATTTCTCCTGCCAAAGCGTTGATAGGAGTCGGCTTTTTAGGTGCTTTGACGACATTTTCAACATTTTCCATGGACAGCCTTTTGTTGTTACAACAAGGGCAGTTTGTGAAGGTGGCACTGAATATAGCGTTGAATGTCGTCGTATGTATATTTATGGCCTGGATAGGTCTTTGCTTAGTCATGCAAAAAGGTTAA